A portion of the Streptomyces coeruleoprunus genome contains these proteins:
- a CDS encoding metallopeptidase family protein, whose product MDSPVPPPATAGATPGPTGPRPRRRDRHGRGMRGPVAPPQVPLSATRADTFRDLVQDSVERLERRWPQLADVDFHVLEVPAASDESVPLGSAAPATRDRHARVVVYRRPVELRAKNRDERALLVHEVVVEQVAELLGLAPESVDPRYGQD is encoded by the coding sequence ATGGACAGTCCCGTACCTCCCCCAGCCACCGCCGGGGCGACCCCCGGCCCGACCGGGCCGCGGCCCCGCCGCCGGGACCGCCACGGACGCGGTATGCGGGGGCCCGTCGCCCCGCCGCAGGTGCCCTTGTCCGCCACGCGGGCGGACACCTTCCGCGACCTGGTGCAGGACTCGGTGGAGCGCCTGGAGCGGCGCTGGCCGCAGCTGGCCGACGTGGACTTCCACGTGCTGGAGGTGCCGGCCGCCTCGGACGAGTCGGTGCCGCTGGGCAGCGCCGCGCCGGCGACCCGCGACCGCCACGCGCGCGTGGTGGTCTACCGGCGGCCCGTCGAGCTGCGGGCGAAGAACCGCGACGAGCGGGCCCTGCTCGTCCACGAGGTCGTCGTCGAGCAGGTCGCCGAGCTGCTGGGGCTGGCCCCGGAGTCGGTGGACCCCCGGTACGGGCAGGACTGA
- a CDS encoding DUF5719 family protein: MNRSTLSLLAVATALAAITGLSALTAPDGGDTTTGTAAPAQLPVERSSLLCPAPSTSEVAETTYTSFTPAGTGGQQAGAAGKAAAKAELKPSAATKESTTADPKKTDDKKTDQEKSEEAKGDAEAKKPLAADKPVLTVAAPGKPVTAEANGADAPALIGLASGSLAPGWTTQQTTSVPAGSARGLLGVSCTAPDTDFWFPAASTAENRRDYVHLTNPDDAAAVVDVELYGPEGVLKSQLTDGIPVPARSSVPVLLSTLTAEPATTDVTVHVTTRSGRVGAVVRSAVDQLGSDWLPASADPAGTLVLPGIPADATSVQLVAFAPGEDDAELKIQLVGANGTITPAVQQSLRVKSGMTASADLRNVTNGEAGSLLLSPAQSSRATPVVAALRVVRGAGEKQEVAFIPATAPVGTRATVADNRAKGTTLALTAPVEAAEVRVTASAGTEGGTPVSKTYTVKAGTTLAVAPPVPAGLKGSYALTVETLSGGPVHAARMLALPEDGIAMFTVQTLTDDRGTVAVPRARQDLSVVAR; the protein is encoded by the coding sequence GCCTGTCCGCCCTCACCGCCCCGGACGGCGGTGACACCACGACCGGCACGGCCGCCCCTGCCCAGCTGCCCGTGGAGCGCAGCAGCCTGCTGTGCCCCGCCCCCAGCACCTCCGAGGTCGCGGAGACCACGTACACGTCCTTCACCCCGGCGGGAACGGGCGGTCAGCAGGCCGGCGCCGCCGGCAAGGCGGCGGCGAAGGCCGAACTCAAGCCGTCCGCCGCGACGAAGGAGTCCACGACCGCGGACCCGAAGAAGACGGACGACAAGAAGACCGACCAGGAGAAGTCGGAGGAGGCGAAGGGCGACGCGGAGGCGAAGAAGCCGCTCGCCGCCGACAAGCCCGTCCTCACCGTCGCCGCGCCCGGCAAGCCGGTCACCGCCGAGGCCAACGGCGCCGACGCGCCCGCCCTGATCGGCCTCGCCTCCGGCAGCCTCGCCCCCGGCTGGACCACCCAGCAGACCACCAGCGTCCCCGCGGGCAGCGCCCGCGGCCTGCTCGGCGTCAGCTGCACGGCACCCGACACCGACTTCTGGTTCCCCGCGGCCTCCACCGCCGAGAACCGCCGCGACTACGTGCACCTGACCAACCCCGACGACGCCGCCGCGGTCGTCGACGTCGAGCTGTACGGCCCCGAAGGCGTCCTCAAGTCCCAGCTCACCGACGGCATCCCGGTCCCGGCAAGGTCCAGCGTGCCCGTGCTGCTGTCCACGCTCACCGCCGAACCGGCCACCACCGACGTCACCGTGCACGTGACCACCCGCAGCGGCCGCGTGGGCGCCGTCGTGCGCTCCGCCGTCGACCAGCTCGGCAGCGACTGGCTGCCCGCGTCGGCCGACCCGGCGGGCACCCTCGTCCTGCCGGGCATCCCCGCGGACGCCACGTCCGTCCAGCTCGTGGCCTTCGCCCCCGGCGAGGACGACGCCGAGCTGAAGATCCAGCTCGTGGGCGCGAACGGCACCATCACGCCGGCCGTACAGCAGTCGCTGCGCGTCAAGTCCGGGATGACCGCGTCGGCCGACCTCAGGAACGTCACCAACGGCGAGGCGGGCTCCCTGCTGCTGTCCCCGGCACAGTCCTCGCGCGCCACACCGGTCGTCGCCGCCCTGCGCGTCGTGCGCGGCGCGGGCGAGAAGCAGGAGGTGGCCTTCATCCCGGCGACCGCCCCGGTCGGCACGCGGGCCACCGTCGCCGACAACCGCGCCAAGGGCACGACCCTGGCGCTCACCGCTCCTGTGGAGGCCGCCGAGGTCAGGGTGACCGCGTCGGCCGGCACGGAGGGCGGCACGCCGGTCAGCAAGACGTACACCGTCAAGGCGGGCACGACGCTCGCGGTCGCCCCGCCCGTCCCGGCCGGCCTGAAGGGCTCCTACGCGCTGACGGTCGAGACCCTCAGCGGCGGCCCGGTCCACGCGGCGCGCATGCTGGCGCTGCCCGAGGACGGCATCGCGATGTTCACCGTCCAGACCCTGACGGACGACCGCGGCACGGTGGCGGTGCCCCGGGCGAGGCAGGACCTCTCGGTGGTCGCCCGCTGA